From Brassica oleracea var. oleracea cultivar TO1000 chromosome C3, BOL, whole genome shotgun sequence, a single genomic window includes:
- the LOC106329896 gene encoding glutathione S-transferase T3-like: MEPFSTQTSGFISLLASQSSPFPDCDPPQAVANSPGLMKPASKRKRSTKEDLVLISGWVNTSKDPIVSNEQKITSFWRRIEAYVNSSPLLTGSAPREWGQCKQRWGRVNDQVCKFVGSYDAALKHQSSGQNDDDVMKAAHEIFFNDYQAKFTMEHCWRELRHDQKWKSVFKSRDGGKEKTKEAEEVMAEGEVRPAGVKAAKAAKRKRHGKEVAFDQIETILAERKKISQQKILQLLLAKIETDLTPNEITLKQKLISELLD, translated from the coding sequence ATGGAACCCTTTTCCACACAAACTTCCGGTTTCATTTCCCTACTAGCTTCGCAGAGCAGTCCATTCCCGGACTGCGACCCTCCACAAGCAGTAGCTAACTCTCCTGGGTTAATGAAACCGGCTTCCAAGAGGAAGCGGTCAACTAAAGAGGACCTTGTGCTCATCAGTGGTTGGGTGAACACGAGCAAGGACCCTATTGTCAGTAATGAGCAGAAGATCACCTCCTTTTGGAGGAGAATAGAGGCGTACGTGAATTCTAGCCCTCTGCTCACTGGCAGCGCTCCAAGAGAGTGGGGGCAGTGTAAGCAGAGGTGGGGAAGGGTCAACGACCAAGTGTGCAAGTTTGTAGGAAGCTACGACGCGGCTTTGAAGCACCAATCAAGTGGTCAAAATGATGATGATGTGATGAAGGCTGCCCATGAGATTTTCTTCAATGATTACCAAGCGAAATTCACCATGGAACACTGTTGGAGGGAACTGAGACATGATCAGAAATGGAAGTCAGTTTTCAAGTCAAGAGATGGCGGGAAGGAGAAAACAAAGGAAGCTGAAGAGGTAATGGCTGAGGGCGAGGTTAGACCAGCTGGTGTTAAGGCTGCTAAAGCAGCCAAACGCAAGAGGCACGGGAAAGAAGTTGCATTCGATCAAATAGAGACCATCCTGGCTGAGAGAAAAAAGATCTCGCAGCAGAAAATCCTACAACTTCTACTAGCCAAAATTGAGACTGATCTAACCCCTAACGAAATAACCCTCAAACAAAAACTCATATCTGAACTCCTTGATTGA